Proteins encoded in a region of the Vicia villosa cultivar HV-30 ecotype Madison, WI linkage group LG5, Vvil1.0, whole genome shotgun sequence genome:
- the LOC131601428 gene encoding receptor-like protein 7, giving the protein MKTTLLSFLLFYYFIYHTAAVSAKCFQDQQSLLLQLKNNLTFDLQTSTKLKMWNEDTACCIWSGVTCDNEGHVIGLDLSYESISGGFDNVSSLFSLQYLQKLILAYNDFNSPIPMEISKLTRLVTLDLSHFHSYSKEQVPAIYNRKQLTFLQNLTSLKQLYLDGISISAKGHEWGNALLPLRDLQELSMAGCDLSGPLDSSLTKLVNLSVIVLDWNNFSSSVSETFANFKKLTTLSLRECGLIGTFPQKIFQIETLSFIDLSRNYNLHGSFPDYSISESLYSIYLQNTQFSGTIPHTISNMRFLSHLDLSYCQFNGTLPNSISNLSHLTYIDLSHNSLSGGIPSSLFTLPSLEQVHLSFNSLKGSLNLNEVLKLGNLTTLDLSYNNISIDVNVANVDLSLIPKFQYLSLASCNLKSFPSFLINQSTLFSLDLSNNQIKGKIPNWIWKLEYLDFLNISHNFLTNLEGPFQSLTSKLEVLDLHHNKLQGSIPAFPKYAYFLDYSNNNFTVAPHDIGSNLSTMKFLSFSNNSLHGLIPNYLCNASQLLFFDISHNNFFGTIPPCLITMTSTLEALNLRENNLTGHIPDMFPNSCVARSLNFHDNLLHGPIPKSLSHCSSLEILDIGSNEIVDHFPCFLNNISTLLVLVLRNNKFYGSVECSYSVENKHWKMIQIMDIAFNNFNGKLSEKYFITWERMMLHEDGDVSDFDLRSQTVISSYYKDSVTVTCKGEPREWVKILKILKAIDFSSNSFDGPIPESLTDLKALYILNFSNNGLTGKIPSSIGNLKELESLDLSNNYLVGEIPVSLASLSFLSSLNLSFNHLAGKIPTGTQLQTFQASSFEGNHGLYGPPLIEKPDGRRNDLHPQPTCGRLVCSIDWNFLSVELGFIFGLGMIIGPTMFWKKWRVGYWKLADKILCKIFPWMHLEYVTHRGQTYTVLRW; this is encoded by the coding sequence ATGAAAACTACATTGCTTTCATTCCTTCTATTCTactacttcatatatcatactGCTGCTGTCTCTGCCAAATGTTTCCAAGATCAACAATCATTGTTGCTCCAACTAAAAAACAATCTCACATTTGATCTTCAAACTTCCACAAAACTAAAAATGTGGAATGAAGATACTGCTTGTTGTATTTGGAGTGGTGTAACGTGTGACAATGAGGGACATGTTATTGGCCTTGATCTGAGTTATGAATCAATCTCTGGTGGATTTGATAATGTGAGTAGTCTTTTTAGTCTCCAATATCTCCAAAAATTGATTTTGGCTTATAACGATTTCAATTCTCCCATTCCTATGGAGATTTCAAAGCTTACAAGGTTAGTTACTCTTGATCTCTCTCATTTCCATAGCTATTCAAAAGAACAAGTGCCGGCAATTTACAACCGAAAACAACTAACATTTCTCCAAAACCTAACCAGTCTTAAACAACTGTATCTAGATGGTATAAGTATATCAGCTAAGGGACACGAATGGGGAAATGCTTTGTTGCCTTTGCGTGACCTACAAGAGTTGAGTATGGCTGGCTGTGATCTATCAGGACCCCTTGATTCTTCCCTCACAAAACTAGTGAACCTATCTGTCATTGTTCTTGATTGGAACAATTTCTCATCCTCTGTTTCAGAAACATTTGCTAATTTTAAAAAACTGACAACCCTCAGTCTTCGTGAATGTGGATTGATTGGTACATTTCCACAAAAGATCTTTCAAATTGAAACACTTTCATTTATTGATTTATCAAGAAACTACAATCTTCATGGGTCGTTTCCAGACTACTCAATAAGTGAATCTCTTTATAGCATTTATTTGCAAAACACACAATTCTCTGGAACAATTCCCCACACTATTAGCAACATGAGATTCTTATCTCATTTGGATCTTTCTTATTGTCAATTTAATGGAACACTTCCCAACTCAATTTCAAACCTCTCACACCTTACCTACATAGACCTTTCTCATAATAGTTTAAGTGGTGGTATTCCTTCGTCCCTTTTTACACTCCCATCGTTGGAGCAGGTACATCTTTCCTTTAACAGCTTGAAAGGGTCACTGAACCTAAATGAGGTTTTGAAGCTTGGAAATTTAACTACACTAGACCTTTCTTACAACAACATATCAATCGATGTGAATGTTGCAAATGTTGATTTGTCTTTAATTCCCAAATTTCAATATCTAAGTTTGGCATCCTGCAACTTGAAATCATTCCCTAGTTTTTTGATAAATCAATCAACATTGTTCTCTCTAGACCTTTCAAATAaccaaataaaaggaaaaataccAAACTGGATCTGGAAATTGGAATATCTTGACTTCCTTAATATTTCCCACAATTTTCTCACTAATTTGGAAGGACCTTTTCAAAGTCTTACTTCCAAATTGGAAGTTCTTGACCTTCATCACAACAAACTGCAAGGGTCAATACCTGCTTTTCCTAAATATGCCTATTTCTTGGACTACTCAAACAATAATTTTACAGTTGCCCCACATGATATTGGCAGTAACCTATCAACCATGAAATTCCTATCTTTTTCTAACAATAGTTTACATGGACTCATTCCTAATTACTTATGCAATGCTTCACAACTTCTATTTTTTGATATTTCCCACAACAACTTTTTTGGAACTATTCCTCCATGTTTAATCACAATGACCAGTACCCTTGAGGCATTAAACTTGAGAGAGAACAATCTCACCGGCCATATACCAGATATGTTTCCAAATTCTTGTGTTGCAAGAAGCTTGAACTTCCATGATAACCTCTTACATGGGCCAATTCCCAAGTCTCTCTCCCATTGCTCATCATTAGAGATATTGGATATTGGATCAAATGAAATTGTTGATCATTTTCCATGCTTTTTAAATAACATTTCAACACTACTTGTCTTGGTTTTGCGAAACAACAAATTTTATGGTTCTGTTGAATGTTCATACTCAGTAGAAAATAAGCATTGGAAAATGATTCAGATTATGGATATTGCTTTCAACAATTTCAATGGAAAACTATCTGAAAAGTATTTCATAACTTGGGAAAGAATGATGCTTCATGAAGATGGTGACGTATCAGACTTCGACCTCCGGTCGCAGACTGTCATCAGCTCATACTATAAAGATAGTGTTACAGTTACATGCAAAGGCGAACCACGAGAGTGGGTTAAAATTCTGAAAATTCTTAAAGCCATTGATTTCTCATCCAATTCTTTTGATGGACCAATACCCGAGTCGTTGACGGACTTGAAAGCactttatattttgaatttttcaaataatGGTCTCACAGGTAAAATTCCATCTTCAATAGGAAACTTGAAAGAGTTAGAGTCCTTGGACCTCTCAAATAACTATTTAGTTGGTGAAATTCCAGTGTCACTAGCAAGTCTATCATTCCTTTCTTCTTTGAACCTCTCCTTCAATCATTTGGCGGGGAAGATCCCAACGGGTACTCAACTTCAAACATTCCAAGCTTCTTCCTTTGAAGGGAATCATGGACTATATGGCCCTCCATTAATTGAAAAACCAGATGGTCGAAGGAATGACTTGCATCCACAACCAACATGTGGGAGACTAGTTTGTTCAATTGACTGGAACTTTTTAAGTGTAGAATTGGGATTTATTTTTGGACTTGGAATGATTATTGGTCCAACCATGTTTTGGAAGAAATGGAGGGTAGGCTATTGGAAACTTGCAGACAAAATTCTGTGCAAAATATTTCCTTGGATGCACCTGGAATATGTAACCCACAGAGGACAAACTTACACAGTTTTAAGGTGGTAG